A part of Lacinutrix sp. 5H-3-7-4 genomic DNA contains:
- a CDS encoding serine hydrolase domain-containing protein, with the protein MNSSIKSLIFAFITFLTLNSFSQNTNKELFNRIDTYLKLSETNGFSGAVLVSKKGEIVLSQGYGWADRKNKIPNSPSTVFNIGSVTKQFTASAILKLVEQGKIKTSDKLSTYFAQTPIDKSDITIHQLLTHTSGISNRTGGFRYDEASKKQFLKDFFESELQSKPGTKHLYANANYIMLTAIIEIVSGQTYNSFLNDFLFVPSQMNSTGYKSINFSTERLAHGYYYNRNDEQWEDWGTTQEHLPYNNNHWYSIGKGDIHSTIEDLYKWNIALKNNVVLASNTKLVQETSYVAENDKKTSFYAYGWAISQSKRGTKIVAHNGSNGLYFADFVRFVDDDVVIIYITNVFLGPKSEYVAREIGKMIFDSNYTPSPISRNIYELSSEFMKTNPSSNAEKIPDFLQKELGREFNDHAILNRLGFSRLKKEDKPDWALELFKLNVKLFPKDGNLWDSLGEAYLKYNMNDEAIKSYTKAVELGNESSRKVLNELLKKE; encoded by the coding sequence ATGAATTCATCTATCAAATCATTAATTTTCGCTTTCATAACCTTTCTAACATTAAATTCCTTTTCTCAAAACACAAATAAAGAACTATTCAATAGAATTGACACTTATTTGAAATTGAGCGAAACAAATGGTTTTTCTGGAGCAGTTTTAGTATCTAAAAAAGGTGAAATTGTTTTATCTCAAGGATATGGATGGGCTGATAGGAAAAATAAAATTCCTAATTCACCATCAACGGTATTTAATATTGGTTCTGTAACAAAACAATTTACAGCATCTGCTATTTTAAAACTCGTAGAACAAGGAAAAATTAAAACATCAGATAAATTAAGCACATATTTTGCCCAGACGCCTATTGACAAAAGCGATATAACTATTCATCAATTATTAACGCATACATCAGGAATTTCAAATAGAACTGGTGGTTTTAGGTATGATGAGGCTAGTAAAAAACAGTTCCTAAAAGATTTTTTTGAATCAGAATTACAATCAAAACCTGGAACAAAACATCTATACGCAAATGCCAATTATATTATGCTCACTGCGATAATAGAAATAGTTTCAGGACAAACCTATAATTCCTTTCTAAATGATTTTTTGTTTGTTCCTTCTCAAATGAATAGTACAGGATACAAGAGTATAAATTTTAGCACAGAAAGACTAGCACACGGCTACTACTACAACAGAAATGATGAACAATGGGAAGATTGGGGAACAACCCAAGAGCATCTTCCTTACAATAACAATCATTGGTACAGTATAGGTAAAGGAGATATTCACTCTACCATTGAGGATTTATATAAATGGAATATTGCTTTAAAAAACAATGTAGTCTTAGCTTCAAACACAAAACTAGTTCAAGAAACATCATACGTAGCCGAAAATGACAAAAAGACATCATTTTATGCATATGGTTGGGCAATATCTCAAAGTAAAAGAGGCACTAAAATTGTTGCTCACAATGGTAGTAATGGGCTTTATTTTGCAGATTTTGTTAGGTTTGTAGACGATGACGTAGTTATCATATACATAACAAATGTGTTTTTAGGACCTAAATCAGAATATGTTGCAAGAGAAATTGGTAAAATGATTTTTGATTCAAATTACACGCCAAGTCCAATTTCTAGAAATATTTATGAATTAAGTTCTGAGTTTATGAAAACGAACCCATCGTCTAATGCAGAAAAAATACCTGACTTCTTACAGAAAGAACTTGGGAGAGAATTTAACGACCACGCCATCCTAAATCGATTAGGTTTTAGCAGATTAAAAAAAGAGGACAAACCAGACTGGGCATTAGAATTATTTAAACTCAATGTAAAGCTATTTCCAAAAGATGGTAATTTATGGGATTCACTTGGCGAAGCTTACTTAAAATATAATATGAACGATGAAGCCATCAAAAGTTACACAAAAGCAGTAGAGTTAGGTAATGAAAGTTCAAGAAAAGTATTGAATGAATTGTTGAAAAAAGAATAG